In Chryseobacterium gotjawalense, the following are encoded in one genomic region:
- a CDS encoding enoyl-ACP reductase FabI, translating to MVRRFENTGYWTLVLGGSSGLGLAAAKKLASEGMNICIIHRNSRAEMETVNIEFAKIQNENIQFLSLNKDILNLQHQQDILSELKTILSSDGKIRSLLHSIAKGNLKPMIGSAHESLSTDDFSITLQAMATSLYDWTKLIFNENLFATDARILAFTSEGSVKPIHNYAAVSAAKASLEAISRNIALEFAPFGLRSNCIQAGVTDTRSLQMIPGSEEIKEHSKKRNPFKRLTTAEDVANVVCLLCQDEASWINGCIIPVDGGEHLG from the coding sequence ATGGTAAGAAGATTTGAAAATACAGGTTACTGGACTTTAGTCCTGGGCGGAAGTTCGGGCTTAGGTTTGGCTGCGGCGAAAAAACTGGCTTCAGAAGGAATGAATATCTGCATCATTCACCGGAATTCGCGCGCTGAAATGGAAACGGTTAATATTGAATTTGCGAAGATTCAAAATGAAAATATTCAATTTTTAAGTTTAAATAAAGACATTTTAAATCTCCAACACCAGCAGGATATTTTATCAGAATTAAAAACAATTTTAAGTTCCGACGGAAAAATCCGTTCTCTTTTACACAGCATTGCCAAAGGAAACTTAAAACCGATGATTGGTTCAGCGCATGAAAGTCTTTCCACCGATGATTTCAGCATTACACTTCAGGCGATGGCAACCAGCTTATACGACTGGACGAAATTAATTTTTAATGAAAATCTTTTCGCGACAGATGCCAGAATTCTCGCTTTTACAAGTGAAGGAAGTGTAAAACCGATCCATAATTACGCAGCAGTCTCCGCCGCTAAAGCATCTCTGGAAGCAATATCCAGAAATATCGCTTTGGAATTCGCGCCTTTTGGCTTAAGGTCAAACTGCATTCAGGCTGGCGTAACTGATACGCGGTCTTTGCAAATGATTCCGGGAAGTGAAGAAATAAAAGAACATTCGAAAAAACGCAATCCTTTTAAAAGACTAACAACGGCGGAAGATGTTGCGAATGTAGTGTGTTTATTGTGTCAGGACGAAGCGTCCTGGATTAATGGTTGTATAATTCCCGTAGATGGTGGCGAACATTTAGGATAA
- a CDS encoding acyl carrier protein, which yields MNKEETIQKLKEIVKPYVKEAELLKNINEDTDFINDLNINSANLVDVVLDVEEAFDIEIDAASMEKMRDVKSALAVIEEKLALK from the coding sequence ATGAACAAGGAAGAGACTATTCAAAAATTAAAAGAAATCGTAAAACCTTATGTTAAAGAGGCGGAACTTTTAAAAAACATTAATGAAGATACTGATTTTATTAATGACCTTAATATTAATTCTGCTAATTTAGTAGATGTCGTTTTAGATGTGGAAGAAGCTTTCGATATTGAAATCGACGCGGCTTCGATGGAGAAAATGCGGGATGTAAAATCTGCGTTGGCAGTGATCGAAGAGAAATTGGCGCTCAAATAA
- a CDS encoding organic hydroperoxide resistance protein, with protein sequence MKTLYTTSVTAKGGRDGHIKSENGILELDVRTPKSLGGASDGFANPEMLFAAGYAACFDSALNLVIKKSKNETGETSVKAKVSIGQTENGGFGLAVELDVNIPGVSLEEAQSLTEKAHQVCPYSNATRNNIEVKLAVTNN encoded by the coding sequence GTGAAAACATTATATACAACAAGCGTCACCGCAAAAGGTGGCCGCGACGGACACATTAAAAGTGAAAATGGAATTTTAGAATTGGATGTTAGAACTCCGAAATCTTTAGGTGGCGCAAGTGACGGTTTTGCTAATCCTGAGATGCTTTTCGCTGCAGGATATGCCGCGTGTTTCGACAGCGCTTTGAATTTGGTCATCAAAAAATCAAAGAATGAAACTGGCGAAACTTCGGTAAAAGCAAAAGTAAGTATCGGTCAAACTGAAAACGGCGGTTTCGGTTTAGCGGTAGAATTAGACGTAAATATTCCCGGCGTTTCGCTAGAGGAAGCACAGTCGCTCACAGAAAAGGCGCATCAGGTTTGTCCTTACTCGAATGCGACAAGAAATAATATTGAGGTTAAATTGGCAGTAACCAATAATTAA
- a CDS encoding TonB-dependent receptor gives MNKTIQHIFFLGLLFSSTAVFSQIKEEKLILDRKREPEVKKIEKKKTSIEAEKNYPPQEKSANPPTYDITNVPASSDFKTSLIQGEDISPKFDAEYQNNYFQLGMGNYGKILADGNISTKLENGMEAGGDVHFLSTSGLKKVYAWDSKQSTANIGAFLNSYGEKGKFSVNADYGLNDYNYYGIYALAPASNNVDLKQKTNRFKVNGYYDFYSNEILNDVRAKSSFLSDHFGAKENQAEILVNLSKHGVELPSFDDVNFNADLGLNLETVKSDFELLTKNSSQFLNATLAPKMTFFKGKSYLIIGSDFSFLNAKNSNMTLAEEVKNNKTYWFPKAELQFAAADEFKFYAGITGGLQLNTYADLLEQNPYLISDQELRATETKYKFYFGLRGDIDQNIKYDFSAGFGKMNDILFFKANNLFNVAAEYNRLPYDYANTFSSVYDNGTVSEAKASVQYFPLANLALDAELKFEKYNLENYENIYNKPLVKASLGGKYSMLDKKLNLGAKAIFATDQTTNSFEVNHEAIDPNFRALENKNDKIGGFADLNLSAEYKVHKNFSIFALGNNLLNTQYQTYKGYKVLGAQILGGVKISF, from the coding sequence ATGAACAAGACCATTCAACATATATTTTTCCTCGGTTTACTATTTTCCTCGACCGCAGTTTTTTCCCAGATCAAAGAAGAGAAATTGATTTTGGACCGAAAACGTGAACCGGAAGTAAAGAAAATCGAGAAGAAAAAAACATCCATCGAAGCAGAGAAAAATTATCCGCCGCAGGAAAAATCCGCGAATCCGCCGACGTACGACATTACCAATGTTCCGGCGTCTTCAGATTTTAAAACTTCGCTGATTCAGGGAGAAGATATTTCGCCGAAATTCGATGCCGAATATCAGAATAACTATTTCCAGCTTGGAATGGGAAATTACGGAAAAATTCTTGCCGACGGAAATATTTCCACCAAACTGGAAAACGGAATGGAAGCCGGTGGCGACGTTCATTTCCTTTCTACAAGCGGTCTAAAGAAAGTTTATGCCTGGGATTCCAAACAAAGTACTGCGAATATTGGCGCCTTTCTAAATTCTTATGGTGAGAAAGGAAAATTCAGCGTGAATGCAGATTATGGTTTAAACGATTATAATTATTACGGAATTTATGCATTAGCTCCGGCTTCAAACAATGTCGATTTAAAGCAGAAAACCAACCGTTTTAAAGTAAACGGTTACTACGATTTTTATTCCAATGAAATCCTGAATGATGTCCGCGCGAAATCTTCTTTCCTGAGCGATCATTTTGGAGCGAAGGAAAATCAGGCTGAAATTTTGGTGAATTTATCAAAGCACGGCGTAGAATTGCCAAGTTTTGATGATGTGAATTTCAATGCGGATCTGGGTTTAAATTTAGAAACCGTAAAATCTGATTTTGAATTGCTTACTAAAAATTCCTCTCAATTTCTCAATGCGACTTTAGCACCGAAAATGACTTTCTTTAAAGGAAAATCTTATTTGATCATCGGTTCGGATTTTTCATTTTTAAATGCAAAGAATTCAAATATGACTTTAGCAGAAGAGGTGAAAAATAATAAAACCTATTGGTTCCCAAAAGCAGAACTGCAGTTTGCAGCCGCCGATGAATTCAAGTTTTATGCTGGGATTACCGGTGGTTTACAATTAAATACCTACGCCGATTTACTGGAACAAAATCCTTATTTGATCTCGGACCAGGAATTGCGTGCGACCGAAACGAAGTATAAATTTTACTTTGGTTTGCGGGGCGACATTGACCAAAACATCAAATACGATTTCAGCGCAGGATTTGGGAAAATGAATGATATTCTTTTCTTTAAAGCAAATAATTTGTTTAATGTAGCCGCTGAATATAACCGTTTGCCTTATGATTATGCCAACACTTTTTCATCTGTTTACGATAATGGAACGGTGAGTGAGGCAAAAGCGAGTGTGCAATATTTTCCATTGGCGAATTTGGCGCTGGATGCAGAATTAAAGTTTGAGAAATATAATCTTGAAAATTATGAGAACATTTACAATAAACCTTTGGTAAAAGCCAGTTTGGGTGGAAAATATTCGATGTTGGACAAAAAACTGAATTTGGGAGCGAAAGCGATTTTTGCGACGGATCAGACAACCAATTCATTTGAAGTAAATCATGAAGCAATTGATCCTAATTTTCGCGCTCTGGAAAACAAAAATGACAAAATTGGTGGATTTGCTGATTTAAATTTGTCCGCAGAGTACAAAGTTCACAAAAATTTCAGTATTTTTGCACTCGGAAACAATTTACTCAACACCCAGTATCAAACTTACAAAGGTTATAAAGTTTTGGGAGCACAGATTTTGGGAGGAGTGAAGATAAGTTTTTAA
- a CDS encoding T9SS type A sorting domain-containing protein, producing MKKFTFFLITLCGIQIFPQITITKDSSFGNNGVFTANFHSNQNVLNSNVLVLPNNAMLYIINTANRNYILKLHPNGTLDSDFADNGRLEFGENNFLNAVLQGNKIIVYLGPKPLDYNTYGDSKILRYHLNGTLDSTFGNNGVINEVTESTNPQSLSVLVLEDQSLVVTNSNSIYPKKFTVDGRLDTGFGSNGEIIYNYYFPLGQSSTGKIATCDVSSLSSSVYSFYNLNALTANTVLNLNEKECHQYNGFPLQNKTNTSTRMTSSGMVYSVFQYQNYPLPDFSRLVVIRNEQLDPDFNAKGFVTSENYEQFLDSGFADNVFFILNQKGNEKALKAYSQSGTSLKINSQRDYNLLSGHEIEIKDNYILVNSILPDDQQNLVRVKIEKFLISKEQLSTSNNTLKKIEVENPIKDFLNITNAENAESFEIYNVEGRKILASRNFKNINTANLPKGNYIIKMSMKNGEIFSKKLIKN from the coding sequence ATGAAAAAATTTACCTTTTTTCTGATTACCCTATGCGGTATTCAGATATTTCCGCAGATTACTATCACAAAGGATAGTTCATTCGGAAACAACGGCGTCTTCACTGCCAACTTCCATTCCAACCAAAACGTTCTCAACAGTAATGTTCTGGTTTTGCCCAATAATGCGATGCTGTACATTATTAATACCGCGAACAGGAATTATATCCTCAAGCTGCATCCGAACGGGACTTTAGATTCAGATTTTGCTGACAATGGCAGGTTGGAATTCGGAGAAAATAATTTTCTCAATGCTGTTTTACAAGGCAATAAAATAATCGTTTATCTGGGACCAAAACCGCTTGATTATAATACTTACGGAGATTCGAAAATCTTGAGATACCATCTCAACGGAACGCTGGACAGCACTTTTGGGAACAACGGCGTTATCAATGAAGTTACGGAAAGTACAAATCCACAATCACTGAGCGTTTTGGTTCTTGAGGATCAAAGTTTAGTGGTGACCAATTCCAACAGTATTTATCCGAAAAAATTTACAGTTGATGGCCGGCTGGATACTGGGTTTGGAAGTAATGGCGAAATAATTTATAATTATTACTTTCCGCTTGGCCAGTCCTCGACCGGAAAAATTGCCACGTGTGATGTGAGTTCTCTTTCTTCCTCGGTGTATTCATTTTATAACCTCAATGCTCTGACTGCTAACACTGTCTTGAATTTAAATGAGAAAGAATGCCACCAATACAATGGTTTTCCGTTGCAGAACAAAACCAATACCTCTACAAGAATGACCAGCAGTGGAATGGTGTATTCCGTTTTTCAATATCAGAATTATCCGCTTCCGGATTTCAGCAGACTGGTGGTGATCAGGAATGAGCAGTTAGATCCTGATTTTAATGCAAAAGGGTTTGTGACTTCTGAGAACTATGAGCAATTTTTAGATTCGGGTTTTGCTGATAATGTATTTTTCATATTAAATCAGAAAGGAAATGAAAAAGCGCTCAAGGCCTATTCTCAAAGCGGAACTTCTTTAAAAATTAACAGCCAGAGAGATTATAATCTTCTTTCGGGTCACGAAATTGAGATCAAAGACAATTATATCTTAGTGAATTCTATACTTCCCGATGATCAGCAAAATCTGGTCCGGGTGAAAATAGAAAAATTTTTAATCTCAAAAGAACAGCTTTCGACTTCTAATAATACACTTAAAAAGATAGAAGTAGAAAATCCCATCAAAGATTTTTTAAATATTACAAATGCCGAAAACGCTGAAAGTTTTGAGATTTACAATGTGGAAGGAAGAAAGATTTTAGCTTCCCGAAATTTTAAAAACATCAATACTGCAAATCTTCCAAAAGGAAATTACATCATAAAAATGAGTATGAAAAACGGAGAAATATTTTCAAAAAAACTCATTAAGAATTAA
- a CDS encoding beta-ketoacyl-[acyl-carrier-protein] synthase family protein — MERRVVITGLGVVAPNAVGLEAFRSALKEGRSGIRFDQQLADLQFSCQVSGTPPIDKENLHPYFSDLELRNFNSTGIMYGVIAGLDAWKDAGLEISEAENPDWDSGTIFGTGTSGIEKFRESIYKIDALQTRKLGSTAVSQTMNSGISAYLGGKLGLGNQVTTNSSACTTGTESILMAFERIKSGKAKRVLAGSTSDSGPYIWAGFDAIKVCNYKSNDHPEKASRPMSASAAGFVPGSGAGALVIEDLESALGRNAKIYCEILGGNLNSGGQRGGGSMTAPNSAAVQKCVKDAILEAGIEAKDIDYISGHLTATSKDSTEIQNLAEALNRSGKDFPYINSLKALTGHCLSAAGSIEAVATVLQLAENFIAPNTNCEDLNPEITSIIDPESIPQKTIEKPINIAAKVSFGFGDVNGCVIFKKYS; from the coding sequence ATGGAAAGAAGAGTTGTCATCACCGGATTAGGAGTCGTGGCCCCAAATGCAGTCGGTTTGGAAGCTTTCAGATCAGCTTTAAAGGAAGGCCGTTCCGGAATTAGATTTGACCAACAATTGGCAGATCTGCAATTTTCCTGTCAGGTTTCGGGAACGCCACCGATCGACAAAGAAAATTTACATCCCTATTTTAGCGATTTAGAATTACGAAATTTCAATTCCACTGGAATCATGTACGGCGTTATCGCAGGTTTAGATGCCTGGAAAGATGCGGGTTTGGAAATTTCAGAGGCCGAAAATCCCGATTGGGACAGCGGAACCATTTTCGGAACCGGGACGTCCGGAATTGAAAAGTTTCGGGAAAGCATTTATAAAATCGATGCACTTCAAACCCGAAAATTGGGAAGTACTGCCGTTTCGCAAACCATGAACAGCGGAATCAGCGCCTATCTTGGTGGAAAATTAGGTTTAGGAAATCAAGTTACCACCAATTCATCGGCCTGTACAACAGGAACAGAAAGTATTTTAATGGCTTTTGAACGAATTAAATCCGGGAAAGCGAAACGAGTTCTAGCCGGAAGTACAAGTGATTCGGGACCGTATATTTGGGCCGGATTTGATGCCATAAAAGTCTGTAATTACAAATCCAATGATCATCCCGAAAAAGCCTCCCGACCGATGAGTGCTTCGGCAGCTGGATTTGTACCCGGAAGTGGCGCCGGAGCTTTGGTCATCGAAGATCTGGAATCTGCTCTGGGAAGAAATGCGAAAATTTATTGTGAAATCCTTGGCGGAAACCTGAACAGCGGCGGACAACGCGGCGGCGGAAGTATGACCGCACCAAATTCTGCGGCCGTACAGAAATGTGTAAAAGACGCTATTTTAGAAGCCGGAATTGAGGCAAAAGATATCGATTATATCAGCGGACATTTGACGGCGACTTCGAAAGATTCAACAGAAATTCAAAATTTAGCCGAAGCTTTGAACCGTTCAGGCAAAGATTTTCCGTACATCAATTCTCTTAAAGCTTTGACAGGACATTGTCTTTCCGCTGCAGGAAGTATTGAAGCCGTTGCAACCGTTTTGCAGCTTGCTGAAAATTTTATTGCTCCGAATACCAATTGCGAAGATTTAAATCCTGAAATTACTTCAATCATCGATCCGGAAAGTATTCCGCAAAAAACTATAGAAAAACCCATCAACATTGCCGCGAAAGTAAGTTTTGGTTTTGGCGATGTGAATGGATGTGTTATCTTTAAAAAATATTCTTAA
- a CDS encoding 3-hydroxyacyl-ACP dehydratase FabZ family protein, with translation MNTEEILRKLPYSPPFLFVDNLLSVDENGVTGNFTFKDNLDFYKGHFKNNPVTPGVILTEMMAQIGLVCLGIYLVGNDLTEESQIGLTSTEIEFLKPVFPNEKVTVISEKIYFRFNKLKCKVKMLNQKSEIVCEGTIAGIIKIS, from the coding sequence ATGAATACCGAAGAAATTTTACGAAAGCTCCCCTATTCTCCTCCGTTTTTATTTGTGGATAATTTGCTGAGCGTTGACGAAAACGGCGTGACCGGAAATTTTACTTTTAAAGATAATTTAGATTTTTACAAAGGTCATTTTAAAAACAATCCTGTAACGCCTGGAGTCATTTTAACGGAAATGATGGCGCAAATCGGACTGGTTTGTCTGGGAATTTATTTGGTGGGAAATGATTTGACTGAAGAAAGTCAGATTGGTTTAACTTCCACAGAAATTGAATTTTTAAAACCGGTATTTCCGAATGAAAAAGTCACCGTGATTTCAGAGAAAATTTATTTTAGATTCAATAAATTAAAATGCAAAGTAAAGATGCTGAACCAAAAATCAGAAATTGTTTGTGAAGGAACGATCGCCGGAATTATTAAAATCAGCTAA
- a CDS encoding MarR family winged helix-turn-helix transcriptional regulator: MENQDTPKLGNQICFPLYVIAKEITGMYRPFLDELDITYSQYLVMMVLWEEEGLTVNQIGEKLYLDSGTLTPLLKRLEAKSFLQRNRKKEDERVVQVFLTQEGKDLQKLACAIPGKMKEKLNFSDEDLLELKMTVDKILNKVENKK; the protein is encoded by the coding sequence ATGGAAAATCAGGATACTCCAAAATTGGGAAATCAAATTTGTTTCCCGCTGTACGTCATCGCCAAAGAGATTACGGGAATGTACCGGCCGTTTTTAGATGAACTGGATATTACCTATTCTCAGTATTTAGTGATGATGGTACTTTGGGAAGAAGAAGGTTTAACGGTAAATCAAATCGGTGAAAAACTGTATCTGGACAGTGGAACTTTGACGCCTTTATTAAAAAGACTGGAAGCAAAATCTTTTTTACAGCGAAACAGAAAAAAGGAAGATGAGCGTGTAGTGCAAGTTTTTTTAACCCAAGAAGGCAAAGATCTGCAAAAACTGGCTTGTGCAATTCCGGGTAAAATGAAAGAGAAACTCAATTTTTCAGATGAAGATCTGCTCGAATTAAAAATGACAGTCGATAAAATTTTAAACAAAGTAGAAAATAAGAAGTGA
- a CDS encoding NAD(P)H-dependent oxidoreductase: MSLLEDLKWRHAVKAYDPAKKVSEQDLNKILEAARLAPTSSGLQPFRVIVVENQELKEKMVQGALNPEVMRDSSHVLVFAAWDRYSDEKIDKVYDYHTDVRELPRGRFGSYTDKLKEIYNAQTADENFSHTARQTYIALGLAMAQAAELKIDSTPAEGFSNEVVDEILGLKELGLKSVSLLYLGYRDIEKDYLSHMKKVRIPMEEFIIQK, encoded by the coding sequence ATGTCATTACTGGAAGATTTAAAATGGAGACATGCCGTAAAAGCTTACGATCCTGCAAAAAAAGTATCTGAGCAAGATTTAAATAAAATATTAGAAGCGGCCAGACTGGCGCCAACTTCATCGGGATTACAGCCTTTCCGGGTGATTGTGGTAGAAAATCAGGAACTGAAAGAAAAAATGGTTCAGGGCGCGCTGAATCCTGAAGTGATGAGAGATTCTTCGCACGTTCTTGTTTTTGCTGCTTGGGACCGTTATTCTGATGAAAAAATCGATAAAGTTTACGATTACCACACCGATGTGAGAGAATTACCAAGAGGAAGATTCGGCAGTTATACCGATAAACTGAAAGAAATTTATAACGCTCAAACTGCGGATGAAAATTTTTCTCATACCGCTCGTCAAACATATATTGCTCTTGGTTTAGCGATGGCTCAAGCTGCAGAATTAAAGATTGACAGCACACCAGCCGAAGGTTTCAGCAATGAGGTTGTAGATGAAATTTTAGGTTTGAAAGAACTGGGTTTAAAAAGTGTCAGTCTTTTATATTTAGGCTATAGAGACATCGAAAAAGATTATCTTTCTCACATGAAAAAAGTGAGAATTCCGATGGAGGAATTTATCATTCAAAAATAA
- a CDS encoding tetratricopeptide repeat protein, producing the protein MNSKKILIATAIFYFGLSEAQQSQYFSDRENYRFNLAENLYQNKIYNASQFEYARQYFYNENLSNSKKEAAQFFDNVIGVILRKNHAEEGLDAFIKQYPNSAYFAQANLPLADFYLAQKDFDKALETLKSVNQYQLSKEENTQYIMKLGYAKFMTGDSQGAIEALEEAYKTTDGSDKNDIAYMLGHLYYADGQNDKAFSFFDQIKDNGKYARVVKPYYVQLYFNNKDYDKAIVEGNALLNENISADYKAEVHKMIGESYFMKGDYSSAYPHLKIYLESKGKPSESDLYEMGFVSAHLKKYDEAVSYYNQLLNSNSATSQNAYYQLGNAYLEVGKKQEALSAFRSAYQMTYDPKVQQLAHLQYAKLSYELGNPFESSSNVIQSYITKYPKSPDTSAMKSLLVKSYLYSGDYKGTLAAIDKMPNSTPETDKIDQEVSYLLGTEEFNKGNLDAAEKYFLRSLEFNINKEFNSRALYWLAQTYYQKGNYASAITRFEKLQNANFPEKQQLNYDLGYAYFKSKKFDKAKEYFKAYLNNPKPEFKNDAELRLADTYYANNDLNEAIAIYDKTENADDYTLFQKAMALGFKGDTVAKIAELKKLLAQYKNSEYFDDAQYEIATSYAANDDFKNSNDYFTQVIKTSTDKDLVANAQIYRAQNYIDQNEDAKALSELKSLGNQYKNTAFASKIVQAARPIFIKNNDVSGYQNFAQSVGVRIDASEIDEINLNRAKTFYATKDYKNAIPLFEKYLTQNPTGEGLYQAQYELGESYFQTQNSTKALLVLQEVANVQNDYQEDAQTRIAQIYLAQNNTNEAKKYLVSLSSSTNVNVKNFANVELMKIYSDEKDFKKAEMLADLVLQNPKNSASVNEQAKVIKARSLMNNGKDNEAKAAYTALEKSSNTEVAAEALYAKAFYQNKGKAFKSSNETIFKLANNYASEEFWGAKSLVLMVKNYIGLKDNYQASYTADQIIANYGDFPEIVAEAKDLKKQIKK; encoded by the coding sequence ATGAATTCAAAAAAAATCTTAATTGCCACGGCAATATTCTATTTCGGCTTATCCGAGGCTCAGCAATCTCAATACTTCAGCGACCGCGAAAACTACCGTTTCAATTTAGCGGAAAACCTTTACCAAAATAAAATTTACAACGCTTCTCAGTTTGAATACGCACGGCAGTATTTCTACAACGAAAATCTCTCGAATTCGAAAAAAGAAGCGGCCCAGTTTTTCGATAATGTCATCGGTGTAATTCTCCGTAAAAATCACGCGGAAGAAGGATTGGATGCCTTTATTAAACAATATCCAAACTCGGCATATTTTGCGCAGGCCAATTTACCTTTGGCAGATTTTTATTTGGCCCAGAAGGATTTCGACAAAGCATTGGAAACTTTGAAAAGCGTCAATCAATATCAACTTTCAAAAGAAGAAAACACGCAGTATATCATGAAACTCGGTTATGCCAAATTCATGACGGGCGATTCTCAAGGCGCGATCGAAGCTTTGGAAGAAGCCTATAAAACCACAGATGGTTCCGATAAAAACGATATCGCTTATATGTTGGGACATCTGTATTACGCAGACGGGCAAAATGATAAAGCGTTTTCTTTTTTCGATCAGATTAAAGATAACGGGAAATATGCGCGTGTTGTAAAACCTTACTACGTGCAGCTTTACTTTAATAATAAAGATTATGATAAAGCGATTGTAGAAGGAAATGCTTTGTTGAATGAAAATATTTCTGCCGATTATAAAGCGGAAGTTCATAAGATGATTGGCGAAAGTTATTTCATGAAAGGCGATTACAGTTCCGCTTATCCTCATTTGAAAATTTATTTGGAAAGCAAGGGAAAACCTTCTGAGAGTGATTTGTACGAAATGGGATTCGTCTCTGCGCATCTCAAAAAATATGATGAAGCTGTTTCTTATTATAACCAGTTACTGAACAGCAATTCGGCGACTTCCCAAAACGCTTATTATCAGTTGGGAAATGCCTATTTGGAAGTCGGTAAAAAACAGGAAGCGCTTTCTGCGTTCCGTTCGGCGTATCAAATGACGTATGATCCGAAAGTGCAGCAACTCGCTCATCTGCAATATGCTAAACTGAGTTACGAGCTCGGAAATCCTTTTGAATCATCATCAAATGTGATTCAAAGTTATATTACAAAATATCCGAAAAGTCCTGATACTTCCGCCATGAAATCTCTTTTGGTAAAATCTTATCTGTATTCAGGCGATTATAAAGGAACTTTGGCCGCGATTGATAAAATGCCGAATTCTACACCGGAAACCGATAAAATCGATCAGGAAGTTTCCTATTTGTTGGGAACTGAAGAATTTAATAAAGGAAATCTGGATGCCGCTGAAAAATATTTCCTGCGAAGTTTAGAATTTAATATCAATAAAGAATTCAATTCCCGAGCGCTGTATTGGTTGGCTCAGACGTACTATCAAAAAGGAAATTATGCTTCTGCCATCACGCGTTTTGAAAAACTTCAAAATGCAAATTTCCCGGAAAAACAACAGTTGAATTACGATTTGGGTTATGCTTATTTTAAATCAAAGAAATTTGATAAGGCCAAAGAATATTTTAAAGCCTATTTAAATAATCCAAAACCTGAATTTAAAAACGATGCAGAACTTCGTTTGGCAGATACCTATTATGCGAATAACGATCTGAACGAGGCGATCGCCATTTACGATAAAACAGAAAATGCCGACGATTATACGCTGTTCCAAAAAGCGATGGCTTTAGGATTCAAAGGTGATACCGTGGCGAAAATTGCCGAATTGAAAAAATTGCTTGCGCAGTATAAAAATTCAGAATATTTCGATGATGCACAATATGAAATTGCAACTTCTTATGCGGCAAATGATGATTTCAAAAACTCAAATGATTATTTTACACAGGTTATTAAAACCAGTACCGATAAGGATTTGGTAGCCAATGCGCAGATTTACCGCGCCCAGAATTACATCGATCAGAACGAAGATGCAAAAGCTTTATCTGAATTAAAGTCGCTCGGGAATCAGTATAAAAATACGGCATTCGCCAGTAAAATTGTTCAGGCAGCAAGACCAATTTTTATTAAAAATAATGATGTTTCAGGGTATCAGAATTTCGCACAAAGTGTTGGCGTAAGAATCGATGCCTCTGAAATCGATGAAATTAATCTGAACCGCGCGAAAACTTTCTATGCCACTAAAGATTACAAAAATGCCATTCCGCTTTTTGAAAAATACTTGACGCAGAATCCAACGGGTGAAGGTTTGTACCAGGCGCAATATGAATTGGGCGAAAGTTATTTCCAGACCCAGAATTCCACCAAAGCATTATTGGTTTTACAGGAAGTTGCGAATGTTCAGAACGATTATCAGGAAGATGCACAAACCAGAATTGCACAGATTTATTTAGCGCAGAATAATACGAATGAAGCCAAGAAATATCTGGTTTCACTTTCCAGTTCGACCAATGTCAACGTGAAAAACTTTGCCAATGTAGAATTAATGAAAATTTATTCTGACGAAAAAGATTTCAAAAAAGCAGAAATGCTGGCTGATTTAGTGTTGCAAAATCCTAAAAACTCTGCTTCTGTGAATGAACAGGCTAAAGTCATTAAAGCCCGAAGTCTGATGAACAACGGAAAAGATAATGAGGCAAAAGCAGCTTATACAGCTTTAGAAAAATCATCGAATACCGAAGTTGCGGCCGAAGCTTTATATGCTAAAGCTTTTTATCAGAACAAAGGAAAAGCCTTTAAATCATCGAATGAAACCATTTTCAAACTGGCGAATAATTACGCTTCCGAGGAGTTTTGGGGTGCAAAATCTTTGGTTTTAATGGTTAAAAATTACATCGGTTTGAAAGACAATTATCAGGCGAGTTACACCGCTGATCAGATTATTGCCAATTATGGCGATTTCCCGGAAATTGTCGCCGAAGCGAAAGATTTAAAAAAGCAAATTAAAAAGTAA